The genomic interval GCGTACTCCGACGTGCCGGTGCTCGTGATGACGTACTGGAACCCGATCGAGCGGTACGGCGTGGACCGGTTCGCGGCCGACTTCGCCGGCGTCGGGGGAGCGGGGCTGATCACGCCCGACCTGATCCCGGACGAGGGCGCGGAGTGGATCGCGGCCGCGGACAAGCACGACCTGGACAAGGTGTTCCTGGTCTCACCGTCGTCGACCGACGAGCGGATCGCGATGACCACGGCCGCCTGCCGCGGTTTCGTCTACGCGACCGCCGTGATGGGCGTCACCGGTGCGCGGGACAAGCCGTCGGAGCTCGCGGCGCCGCTGGTGGCCCGGACGAAGGCGGTGACCGGGCTGCCGGTCGGCGTCGGTCTCGGGATCTCCAACGGGGACCAGGCGGCCGGTGTGGTGGCGTTCGCGGACGCGGCGATCGTCGGCGCGGCCCTGGTCAAGGCGCTCGAGACCGGCGGTCCGGCCGGTGTCCGCGCGCTGACCGAGGACCTGGCCGAAGGCGTCCGCCGGGAACCCCGCACGCCTGCCGAACGTTAGAACCGCCGTGAGTCGAACCAGTAACGCGGTCGTTCTGCTGGCCGCGGTGGCTCTGCTCGCCCTCGCGGGCTGCAGTGGCAAGGAGCAGA from Kribbella sp. NBC_00709 carries:
- the trpA gene encoding tryptophan synthase subunit alpha translates to MSDVVALGKGGAAIQKANEAGRGALVGYLPAGFPTYDGAVDGVKAMIDGGADVIELGLPYSDPVMDGVTIQRATEIARAGGLRTRDVLSTVETIAAYSDVPVLVMTYWNPIERYGVDRFAADFAGVGGAGLITPDLIPDEGAEWIAAADKHDLDKVFLVSPSSTDERIAMTTAACRGFVYATAVMGVTGARDKPSELAAPLVARTKAVTGLPVGVGLGISNGDQAAGVVAFADAAIVGAALVKALETGGPAGVRALTEDLAEGVRREPRTPAER